A genomic region of Polyangiaceae bacterium contains the following coding sequences:
- a CDS encoding DUF2167 domain-containing protein, translating into MMNPSVLRRFSLATGLFVAASLASGHAAHAQSAPAEPAAAAAPAGSAAAGEEIPADLPPELLERIRQIESVGWKHGPTTGDLKHATIAVPEGAMFADGPGARKYLELNHNPTSGEELGMVAAEDLTWFVIFDFSDIGYVKDDEKDEIDANAILKSLREGTAEANKIRSQRGWDTVTIEGWASSPQYEPTTHNLEWATTLKNDKSGNKSVNHDIRMLGRAGVMQAGLVVAPENYAQTLPNTRKLLEGFTFKDGQRYSEFKPGDKVAEIGLIGLMTGGAVAVAAKTGILAKLGKGVFKIGALILAAGGALVSKLFGRKKDAAAESADSSES; encoded by the coding sequence ATGATGAATCCATCTGTGTTACGACGTTTTTCACTCGCCACAGGATTGTTCGTCGCCGCTTCCCTCGCGTCCGGGCATGCAGCTCACGCGCAGTCTGCGCCCGCCGAGCCGGCTGCAGCAGCGGCCCCCGCTGGATCGGCAGCGGCGGGTGAAGAAATCCCGGCGGATCTGCCCCCCGAGCTTTTGGAACGAATTCGACAAATCGAAAGCGTTGGCTGGAAACATGGGCCGACGACGGGGGATTTGAAGCACGCGACGATTGCGGTACCGGAAGGCGCAATGTTCGCCGACGGTCCTGGCGCTCGGAAATACCTCGAGCTGAATCACAATCCGACGTCGGGCGAGGAGCTCGGGATGGTGGCGGCCGAGGATCTGACGTGGTTTGTGATTTTCGATTTTTCGGACATCGGGTACGTCAAGGACGACGAGAAGGACGAAATCGATGCGAATGCGATTTTGAAGTCGCTCCGAGAAGGCACGGCCGAAGCCAACAAGATTCGTAGTCAACGGGGATGGGATACCGTGACCATCGAGGGGTGGGCATCGTCTCCGCAATACGAGCCGACGACGCACAATTTGGAATGGGCCACGACGCTGAAGAATGACAAATCCGGCAACAAGAGCGTCAATCACGACATCCGAATGCTGGGTCGAGCTGGCGTGATGCAAGCGGGATTGGTGGTAGCTCCAGAGAATTATGCGCAGACGCTTCCGAATACGCGCAAGTTGCTCGAAGGATTCACCTTCAAGGATGGTCAGCGGTATTCGGAATTCAAGCCGGGTGACAAAGTTGCCGAAATTGGTCTCATCGGGCTGATGACGGGCGGTGCGGTCGCGGTCGCCGCGAAAACGGGCATTTTGGCGAAGCTCGGTAAGGGCGTCTTCAAAATTGGAGCTTTGATTCTTGCCGCAGGCGGAGCGCTCGTCTCCAAGCTCTTTGGCCGCAAGAAAGACGCAGCGGCGGAATCGGCGGATTCTTCGGAGTCCTGA
- a CDS encoding choice-of-anchor L domain-containing protein, with protein MRSLTRRTGILGLFVITMGCAAAGCGDGTSTATTGSGAGASGGSAGSSSGGMGGEAGSGGSSGGAGGTAGQGGGAGQGGAGGGMGGAGGGGQGGGGQGGGSSACNPGETMPCYTGDPATNGVGECTGGTMACVNGQWDTTCAGEVLPSGVADVCDGKDEDCNGQVDDGFGQATCGMGVCQITIDVCANGQVQTCTPGMALPPKCDGFDEDCDGEIDEADEGCTCTDGATQACYSGALGTDGVGVCKKGVQTCVNGAWGACAGEVVPTAETCNALDDDCNGIKDDGLGQTTCGAGQCTKTVDNCVNGAVQQCVPGTPMLEECNNIDDDCNGSVDDGLGNVACGVGACRVTVSACAGGMPATCVPGNPTAELCDDVDNDCNGMVDDGNPQGGGPCTTPLPGICASGVQQCSFGTLLCVQSVQPVPEQCNGLDDNCNGSTDEGNPGGSQSCSTGLPGVCGTGQTSCAGGAITCIQTVFPAAESCDGIDNNCNGTVDDGNPGGGGVCSVAGQQGLCAQGTLSCSNGSLVCTQTVQPTSETCDNKDNDCDGTVDEGNPGGSQACTAAGQLGECVKGTTVCSGGSVTCSPGMPSTEVCDNKDNDCDGTVDDGSPGGGMACQTQLPGICSAGVTACSNGSIVCNAVQSPQVESCNGLDDNCNGVADENNPGSAQSCIAPGQQGSCALGTTTCSSGSIVCLPGPSLPEICDGADNDCDGTTDEGNPGGGQVCTPPGAVGECAKGITSCSGGALSCIPASPTTEICDGKDNDCDGSIDEGNPGGGGNCNTGNPGICSAGTVMCVNSSLTCVQNQMPAAMDTCANGLDDNCNGVVDENLDNDADGWGVCDGDCCDSPVDCDQPPLVNPGAIEVIGNSMNDDCDAATSDLTPAALCSTVALQTPTTPMKLVQAMDLCQTTTLNPPKPQKKWGVLSATLVAADGVSTPPVDIQRGVLANFGPNVTPRKGVTMAALSSGTARDETDPGFINPDNGLAASGNGNPPPVYLAAHGGTLQTAPGCTTANDANDSANLKVQIRVPTNAQSFSYKFKFYSSEYPEWLCTQYNDFYLAMLTSGVAGIPADKNISFDNFGNPVSVNNAFFDVCQGCSAGTSELVGTGVGGVNGAVNDGGGTVWLTTTAPIVPGENMTIEFIIWDTGDRYWDSTVLLDAFEWSINPGVVATTPG; from the coding sequence ATGCGAAGTCTGACGCGCCGTACGGGAATTTTGGGGCTGTTCGTGATTACGATGGGGTGTGCGGCCGCAGGCTGCGGAGATGGCACATCGACTGCGACGACGGGATCCGGTGCTGGAGCATCGGGGGGCAGCGCGGGAAGCAGCTCGGGCGGCATGGGTGGTGAAGCTGGATCGGGAGGCTCCAGCGGAGGCGCGGGCGGGACAGCGGGGCAAGGCGGAGGCGCGGGCCAAGGCGGAGCCGGCGGCGGCATGGGTGGAGCTGGTGGCGGCGGCCAAGGTGGCGGCGGCCAAGGTGGCGGCAGCTCAGCGTGCAATCCCGGTGAGACGATGCCGTGTTATACCGGCGACCCAGCGACCAATGGCGTTGGTGAATGCACGGGCGGAACGATGGCCTGCGTCAATGGCCAATGGGACACGACATGTGCGGGCGAAGTGCTTCCCAGCGGCGTGGCCGATGTCTGCGATGGCAAAGACGAGGATTGCAATGGCCAAGTCGACGATGGCTTCGGTCAGGCCACGTGCGGAATGGGCGTATGTCAAATAACGATTGACGTGTGTGCCAATGGGCAGGTCCAGACGTGCACGCCGGGGATGGCATTGCCTCCGAAGTGCGACGGCTTCGACGAAGACTGCGATGGCGAAATCGACGAGGCTGACGAGGGCTGCACGTGCACCGACGGAGCGACGCAGGCTTGTTATTCGGGTGCATTGGGTACGGACGGCGTCGGTGTATGCAAAAAGGGCGTGCAAACGTGCGTCAATGGTGCGTGGGGCGCTTGCGCAGGCGAAGTGGTACCCACGGCGGAGACGTGCAACGCGCTCGACGACGATTGCAATGGCATCAAGGACGACGGTCTCGGACAAACGACTTGTGGCGCTGGACAATGCACCAAGACGGTCGACAATTGTGTCAATGGTGCGGTGCAGCAATGCGTTCCCGGCACGCCCATGCTCGAGGAATGCAACAACATCGACGATGACTGCAATGGTTCGGTCGACGATGGGCTCGGTAATGTCGCCTGCGGCGTAGGAGCTTGTCGCGTCACGGTTTCCGCATGTGCAGGTGGTATGCCGGCGACGTGCGTCCCCGGCAATCCGACGGCTGAGCTATGCGACGACGTCGATAACGATTGCAATGGCATGGTGGACGATGGTAATCCTCAGGGCGGCGGCCCCTGCACGACGCCTCTTCCGGGCATTTGCGCCTCGGGCGTGCAGCAGTGTTCCTTCGGCACATTGTTATGCGTGCAATCGGTCCAGCCAGTTCCCGAGCAATGCAACGGTCTCGACGACAACTGCAATGGCAGCACCGACGAGGGCAATCCTGGCGGAAGCCAATCATGCTCGACGGGGCTGCCTGGTGTTTGCGGTACGGGACAAACGAGCTGCGCGGGCGGCGCCATCACGTGCATTCAAACGGTCTTCCCTGCGGCAGAGAGCTGCGACGGAATCGACAACAACTGCAATGGCACGGTGGACGACGGCAATCCTGGCGGAGGTGGCGTCTGTTCGGTCGCCGGTCAGCAAGGTCTTTGCGCGCAAGGCACCCTGTCGTGCTCGAACGGGTCGCTCGTTTGTACGCAAACGGTCCAGCCTACGTCGGAAACGTGTGACAACAAGGACAACGATTGCGACGGCACCGTCGACGAGGGCAATCCCGGCGGCAGCCAAGCCTGCACGGCCGCCGGGCAGCTCGGTGAATGCGTAAAAGGGACGACCGTATGCAGCGGCGGCAGCGTCACCTGTTCGCCCGGCATGCCATCCACCGAGGTATGCGACAACAAGGACAACGATTGCGACGGCACCGTCGACGACGGCAGCCCCGGGGGCGGTATGGCGTGCCAAACCCAGCTTCCCGGCATCTGCTCGGCAGGCGTAACTGCATGCTCCAATGGCAGCATCGTCTGCAATGCCGTGCAATCGCCGCAAGTCGAAAGCTGCAATGGCCTCGACGACAACTGCAATGGCGTGGCGGACGAAAACAACCCTGGCAGCGCGCAATCATGTATTGCTCCCGGCCAGCAAGGCAGTTGCGCGCTGGGCACGACGACGTGCAGCTCGGGCAGCATCGTCTGCCTACCCGGCCCATCGCTGCCCGAAATCTGCGACGGCGCGGACAACGATTGCGACGGCACGACCGACGAGGGCAATCCCGGCGGCGGCCAAGTTTGCACGCCCCCCGGCGCGGTCGGCGAATGCGCCAAAGGAATCACGTCGTGCAGCGGCGGCGCCCTCAGTTGCATACCGGCCAGCCCCACCACGGAAATCTGCGACGGCAAAGACAACGATTGCGATGGCTCGATCGACGAGGGCAATCCGGGCGGCGGCGGAAACTGCAACACGGGCAACCCCGGGATTTGCAGCGCAGGCACCGTGATGTGCGTGAACAGCTCGCTCACGTGCGTGCAAAACCAAATGCCGGCCGCGATGGATACCTGCGCCAATGGACTCGACGACAACTGCAATGGCGTGGTCGACGAAAATCTCGACAATGACGCCGACGGTTGGGGCGTTTGCGATGGCGATTGTTGCGACAGCCCGGTCGATTGCGATCAACCGCCGCTCGTCAATCCAGGCGCCATCGAAGTCATCGGCAATTCGATGAACGACGATTGCGACGCTGCAACGAGCGATTTGACGCCGGCCGCGCTCTGCTCGACGGTCGCGCTGCAAACGCCGACCACGCCCATGAAGCTCGTGCAAGCCATGGACCTCTGTCAAACCACGACGCTCAACCCGCCCAAACCGCAAAAGAAATGGGGCGTCCTTTCGGCCACGCTCGTCGCAGCCGATGGCGTCTCCACGCCGCCTGTGGATATTCAGCGCGGCGTGCTCGCGAATTTCGGGCCCAACGTCACGCCACGCAAAGGCGTGACCATGGCCGCACTTTCATCCGGCACGGCGCGCGACGAGACCGACCCCGGCTTCATCAATCCAGACAATGGACTGGCCGCAAGCGGCAATGGCAACCCGCCCCCCGTGTACCTCGCAGCGCACGGCGGAACGCTTCAGACGGCGCCAGGCTGCACGACCGCAAACGACGCCAATGATTCCGCCAACCTCAAGGTGCAGATTCGCGTTCCCACGAACGCCCAATCCTTCTCTTACAAGTTCAAGTTCTACTCGTCGGAATACCCCGAGTGGCTCTGCACCCAATACAACGACTTCTACCTCGCCATGCTCACGTCCGGCGTTGCAGGCATCCCGGCCGACAAGAACATTTCGTTCGATAACTTCGGCAACCCCGTCAGCGTCAACAATGCCTTCTTCGACGTATGCCAAGGTTGCTCGGCGGGCACCAGCGAGCTCGTCGGGACGGGCGTCGGTGGTGTCAATGGCGCTGTCAACGATGGTGGCGGCACCGTCTGGCTCACGACGACCGCGCCCATCGTACCGGGCGAAAACATGACGATCGAATTCATCATCTGGGATACAGGCGACCGATATTGGGATTCCACCGTCCTGCTCGACGCATTCGAGTGGTCCATCAATCCAGGTGTCGTCGCCACGACACCGGGGTGA
- a CDS encoding ankyrin repeat domain-containing protein produces the protein MSKESDTLLEAIQTRDVERVAALLAAGADPNEPGKSRYGSGGDLPPLHAAIAELEAFGDDEPGGPIDAVILLLRHGARVNGWDIDREGDPLFDAVLMKHIEAVRLLLAAGADPNVQDNEGDSPLRFCADKGYLEMARLLLLCGATKTINEAGGSAGMNALGLAAYELNVGIVRLLLAHGADPLVEDNDRRTPLDRLRRLSPTDPADQDRLREIRRLLGVPSA, from the coding sequence ATGTCCAAAGAATCCGACACATTGCTCGAAGCCATTCAGACGCGCGACGTCGAGCGCGTGGCGGCGCTTCTTGCCGCCGGCGCAGATCCAAATGAACCAGGCAAATCCCGCTACGGATCGGGCGGAGATCTCCCCCCATTGCACGCTGCAATTGCCGAACTCGAAGCCTTCGGCGACGACGAGCCTGGCGGACCGATCGATGCCGTCATCCTGCTTTTACGCCACGGCGCCAGGGTCAACGGCTGGGACATTGATAGAGAAGGGGATCCGCTCTTCGACGCGGTACTCATGAAGCACATCGAAGCGGTGCGGCTGCTACTGGCTGCGGGCGCCGATCCCAACGTCCAGGACAACGAGGGCGATTCGCCACTTCGTTTCTGCGCGGATAAAGGCTATCTGGAGATGGCTCGGCTCCTCCTCCTCTGCGGGGCGACCAAGACTATCAACGAGGCAGGAGGGTCCGCGGGCATGAATGCGCTAGGGCTGGCGGCGTACGAGCTCAACGTCGGCATTGTGCGGCTGCTGCTCGCTCACGGCGCAGATCCACTTGTCGAGGACAATGACAGGCGGACGCCGCTCGATCGGCTCCGACGGCTCTCTCCAACTGATCCCGCAGACCAGGACCGTCTTCGTGAGATTCGCCGGCTGCTCGGCGTCCCGTCCGCTTAG
- a CDS encoding DEAD/DEAH box helicase family protein → MKKKELSERDIISKFVLPALTRPSAGWDLREQIFEEYTLTADRITTKGQPGQMRIPGTGKRADIVLFYKPNLPLAVIEVKDNSHAIGAGMQQALAYASLLDAPFAYSSNGDAFVESDRSNPAKTTEREIPLDAFPSPAELWQRYCQTHDITPEREAIVAQDWFRGTEDKQPRHYQIKAVNRTVEAIAKGQSRILLVMATGTGKTFTAFQIIWRLWKAKAKKRVLFLADRNILVDQAYRNDFQPFGNIKNITKIRHRQVDKSYEVYLALYQAVSGTEEEKNIYKQFTREFFDLIIVDECHRGSAADDSAWREILEYFSSATQIGLTATPKETSTVSNIDYFGEPIFTYSLREGIEDGYLAPYKVIRVEFDKDVDGYTPGKGKLDKYGRLVEDRTYTRSDFDRRLVLEKRTELVAKRVTEYLKLTDRFAKTIVFCQDTEHASRMRSALVNENADLVAENDRYVRRITSDDPEGKLEIDDFIQPKERYPVIATTAQLLSTGVDVQTCKLIVIDREIGSMTEFKQIIGRGTRVREDYGKFWFTIMDFRGATRHFEDETFDGPPEQVYEVKEGESIAPPERTGEPSPGESPSVSRSGQRRDKYVIPDEEVLTVAETVVRYNAAGKRVELPIAEHTRRVLREMCGPRRTFRDRWLDPERRSELLGHLEREGASLGELAKHCGDGYATYDLLSHVGYDMPLVTRKDRAQKPVIQTYFATQSPLRRKVLEGLLAKFVDEGVETLDDTTHLTLKPLDKLGTPVELVKAFGGRVGFEKAISVLEAYLYDDA, encoded by the coding sequence ATGAAGAAAAAAGAACTGAGTGAACGCGACATCATCAGCAAGTTCGTCTTGCCCGCACTCACGCGTCCCTCCGCGGGTTGGGACCTGCGCGAGCAAATCTTCGAAGAATACACCCTCACCGCCGATCGCATCACCACCAAGGGCCAGCCCGGCCAAATGCGAATCCCCGGCACCGGCAAACGCGCCGACATCGTCCTGTTCTACAAACCAAACCTCCCGCTCGCCGTGATCGAGGTCAAGGACAACAGCCACGCCATCGGCGCAGGCATGCAACAAGCCCTCGCCTACGCCTCGCTGCTCGACGCCCCCTTCGCATACAGCTCCAACGGCGACGCCTTCGTCGAAAGCGACCGTAGTAACCCCGCGAAAACCACCGAGCGCGAAATACCGCTCGACGCATTCCCCTCCCCCGCCGAACTGTGGCAACGCTACTGCCAAACCCACGACATCACGCCGGAACGCGAAGCCATCGTCGCGCAGGATTGGTTTCGTGGCACCGAAGACAAGCAGCCGCGCCATTACCAAATCAAGGCCGTCAATCGCACCGTCGAAGCCATCGCCAAAGGCCAATCGCGCATCTTGCTCGTCATGGCCACCGGAACGGGCAAAACGTTCACCGCTTTTCAAATCATCTGGCGACTGTGGAAAGCCAAAGCCAAAAAACGCGTCCTCTTCCTCGCCGACCGAAACATCCTCGTCGACCAAGCGTATCGCAACGACTTTCAGCCCTTCGGCAACATCAAGAACATAACCAAGATCCGCCATCGACAGGTCGACAAGTCGTACGAAGTGTACCTGGCGCTCTATCAAGCCGTCTCGGGCACCGAAGAGGAAAAGAATATTTATAAACAGTTCACCCGCGAATTTTTCGACTTGATCATCGTCGACGAATGCCATCGAGGCAGCGCGGCCGACGATTCCGCCTGGCGCGAGATCCTCGAATACTTTTCCTCGGCCACGCAAATCGGGCTCACGGCGACGCCGAAAGAGACGTCGACCGTGTCCAACATCGACTATTTCGGCGAGCCCATTTTTACGTATTCGTTGCGCGAAGGCATCGAAGACGGCTACTTGGCGCCCTACAAAGTCATTCGCGTCGAATTCGACAAGGACGTCGACGGCTATACGCCGGGCAAAGGCAAGCTCGACAAATACGGCCGCCTCGTCGAAGACCGCACCTACACGCGTAGCGATTTCGACCGCCGTTTGGTGCTGGAAAAACGCACCGAGCTCGTCGCCAAACGCGTCACCGAATACCTGAAGCTCACCGACCGATTCGCCAAAACCATCGTTTTTTGCCAAGACACCGAACACGCAAGCCGCATGCGCTCGGCGCTCGTGAATGAAAACGCCGATCTCGTCGCGGAAAACGACCGCTACGTCCGGCGCATCACGTCCGACGACCCGGAAGGCAAGCTCGAAATCGACGATTTCATTCAGCCCAAAGAACGGTATCCCGTCATTGCCACGACGGCGCAGCTCCTCTCCACCGGCGTCGACGTGCAAACGTGCAAGCTGATCGTCATCGACCGCGAAATTGGCTCGATGACCGAATTCAAGCAAATCATCGGGCGCGGGACGCGCGTGCGCGAAGATTACGGCAAGTTTTGGTTCACCATCATGGACTTCCGCGGCGCGACGCGGCACTTCGAGGACGAAACCTTCGACGGGCCTCCGGAACAAGTCTACGAAGTGAAAGAGGGGGAATCGATTGCACCACCCGAACGGACGGGCGAGCCATCACCGGGGGAATCGCCATCGGTTTCGCGAAGCGGGCAGCGCCGAGACAAATACGTGATTCCCGACGAAGAAGTCCTCACGGTGGCCGAAACGGTCGTGCGGTATAACGCTGCCGGCAAACGCGTGGAATTGCCCATCGCCGAACATACGCGGCGCGTGCTGCGCGAGATGTGCGGGCCGCGCCGAACGTTCCGTGACCGGTGGCTCGACCCGGAACGACGATCCGAGCTTTTGGGGCATCTGGAACGAGAAGGCGCGAGTCTCGGGGAATTGGCGAAGCATTGCGGTGACGGCTACGCGACGTACGACCTGCTTTCGCACGTGGGCTACGACATGCCGCTCGTCACGCGCAAGGATCGAGCGCAAAAGCCGGTCATACAAACGTATTTCGCGACGCAATCGCCGCTGCGCCGAAAGGTGCTCGAAGGGCTGCTCGCCAAGTTCGTGGACGAAGGCGTCGAGACGCTGGACGACACGACGCACTTGACACTCAAACCCCTCGACAAACTTGGGACGCCGGTGGAGTTGGTGAAGGCGTTCGGCGGACGCGTAGGGTTCGAAAAGGCCATCTCGGTGCTGGAAGCGTACTTGTACGACGACGCTTGA
- a CDS encoding SAM-dependent DNA methyltransferase, with amino-acid sequence MAIGTTIKTIQDIMRKDTGVDGDAQRIGQLVWMLFLKILDDRETEKETLRKRYRSPIPDHLRWQAWAGDAEGMTGDTLLDFVNNKLFPELKDLRGHEPLVLVIRSVFEDAYNYMKNGTLLRQVINKLNDIDFNRSADRHEIGGIYEQILSDLRSAGNAGEYYTPRAVTAFMVERVDPRLGETVLDPACGTGGFLACTIEHLRDKYKKTDADEQTIQASIRGIEKKPLPHLLCMTNMILHQIDAPTQIRHTNALARAVADYKKSDLVDVILTNPPFGGIEEDGIENSFPAAFRTRETADLFLYLLTVLLKDGGRAALVLPDGTLFGEGVKTRLKERLLRECDLHTIVRLPKGVFAPYTSIKTNLLFFTKGKPTREVWYYEHPYPAGVKSYSKTKPMRIDEFGPERAWWNDRKETDRAWRVSIEDLEARNYNLDMKNPRAVEDGPGDAEALLLEYRSLRAQVAEVRDRLRDELRAALEGAAR; translated from the coding sequence ATGGCGATTGGCACGACGATCAAGACCATCCAGGACATCATGCGCAAGGACACCGGCGTCGATGGCGACGCACAGCGCATCGGGCAGCTCGTCTGGATGCTGTTCCTGAAGATCCTCGACGATCGGGAAACTGAAAAAGAAACGTTGCGCAAGCGGTATCGATCGCCGATTCCGGATCATTTGCGCTGGCAAGCGTGGGCGGGCGATGCCGAAGGCATGACGGGCGATACGCTGCTCGACTTCGTCAACAACAAGCTTTTTCCCGAGCTGAAGGATTTGCGGGGCCACGAGCCGCTCGTCCTGGTGATTCGCAGCGTCTTCGAAGATGCCTACAATTACATGAAGAACGGCACCTTGCTGCGGCAGGTGATCAACAAGCTGAACGACATCGACTTCAATCGTTCGGCGGATCGGCATGAAATTGGGGGGATTTACGAACAGATCCTGAGCGATCTGCGCAGCGCGGGCAATGCCGGAGAATATTACACGCCGCGCGCGGTGACGGCGTTCATGGTGGAGCGGGTCGATCCGCGGCTCGGGGAAACGGTGCTGGATCCGGCGTGTGGGACGGGCGGGTTTTTGGCGTGCACCATCGAGCATTTGCGGGACAAATACAAGAAGACCGACGCGGACGAGCAGACGATTCAGGCATCGATTCGGGGGATCGAGAAAAAGCCGCTGCCGCATCTCTTGTGCATGACGAACATGATTTTGCATCAAATCGATGCGCCGACGCAGATACGGCACACGAATGCGCTGGCGCGGGCGGTGGCCGACTACAAAAAATCGGATTTGGTGGATGTGATCCTGACGAATCCGCCGTTCGGGGGCATCGAGGAAGACGGGATCGAGAATTCGTTTCCGGCGGCATTTCGGACGCGTGAGACGGCGGATTTGTTTTTGTATTTGCTGACGGTGCTCTTGAAGGACGGCGGGCGCGCGGCGCTGGTGCTTCCGGACGGGACATTGTTTGGCGAGGGCGTGAAGACGCGCCTCAAGGAGCGGCTTTTGCGGGAGTGTGATTTGCACACGATCGTGCGATTGCCGAAGGGGGTCTTTGCGCCGTACACGAGCATCAAGACGAATCTCTTGTTTTTCACGAAGGGCAAGCCGACGCGCGAGGTATGGTATTACGAGCATCCGTATCCGGCGGGGGTGAAGAGTTATTCGAAGACGAAGCCGATGCGGATTGATGAATTCGGTCCCGAGCGGGCGTGGTGGAACGATCGCAAGGAAACGGATCGGGCGTGGCGGGTATCGATCGAGGACCTGGAGGCGCGCAATTACAACCTCGACATGAAGAATCCGCGTGCGGTGGAGGATGGTCCTGGGGATGCGGAGGCGCTTTTATTGGAATATCGGTCGCTTCGTGCGCAGGTAGCCGAGGTGCGGGACAGGTTGCGGGACGAATTGCGCGCGGCGCTCGAGGGGGCGGCGCGATGA
- a CDS encoding restriction endonuclease subunit S, producing MKRKKKEQLAFFDAAAATGPAPVVGAKNHEVVSHGLTPQAERLLANFEVLAEAPGGVKKLREVVLELAVTGKLVHTGAMSPVDCDHDTISNHSAGDAFNDGLPQIPKLWKWAQFIDVASIESRLVDPLQFPNKPHIAPDNIEKGTGRLLPFRTIAEDKVISNKHHFFAGQILYSKIRPNLSKVVIVDFDGLCSADMYPIATTMERRYLHIFMLSQVFLRQVVSEDNRVAMPKVNQQQLSAVAVPVPPLPEQKRIVAKVDELMKLCDELEARQAKERETGARLTKAALDALANAEGPEELAESFRRVVGNFDGLVSRMEDVKKVREVVLSLAVRGKLVRQDPRDENARVRIDRAIEKRTDVRGTRGARKKSTGDSTGLREREDLPLSWCVEQLANLVDPRNTISYGVLVPGNDVADGVPFVRAQDLYTSNHPPRPSKTISPDIEKSYARTRLAGGEILLCVVGSIGKLGIVPASWAGANIARAVARIKPIPELERDYLLLVLREESVQTYFKSTTRTLAQPTLNVGLIEQTPIPLPPLPEQKRIVEKVDQLMALCDELETKLRQAEETSRKVADALVSELMA from the coding sequence ATGAAGCGGAAGAAGAAGGAGCAGCTTGCGTTTTTCGATGCGGCTGCGGCGACAGGGCCTGCGCCGGTGGTGGGGGCGAAGAACCATGAAGTGGTATCGCATGGGCTGACGCCGCAGGCGGAGCGGTTGCTGGCGAATTTCGAGGTGCTGGCCGAGGCGCCGGGGGGCGTGAAGAAGCTGAGGGAGGTGGTGCTGGAGTTGGCGGTTACGGGCAAGCTTGTGCATACAGGCGCTATGAGTCCGGTTGATTGCGACCACGATACTATCTCGAACCATTCAGCAGGTGATGCGTTCAACGACGGCCTCCCTCAAATACCAAAGTTGTGGAAATGGGCTCAGTTTATTGACGTCGCATCAATTGAATCTCGTTTGGTCGATCCGCTACAATTCCCGAACAAGCCACATATCGCTCCCGATAACATTGAGAAAGGCACGGGACGGCTCTTGCCGTTTCGCACGATTGCTGAAGACAAGGTTATAAGCAACAAGCATCATTTTTTCGCAGGGCAAATTCTATACTCAAAAATTCGCCCAAACCTTTCAAAGGTTGTAATCGTTGACTTCGATGGCCTATGCAGTGCCGACATGTATCCAATTGCGACTACCATGGAGCGGCGGTACCTGCACATCTTTATGTTATCGCAAGTTTTCTTGCGCCAGGTTGTTAGCGAAGACAATCGCGTCGCAATGCCGAAAGTCAATCAACAGCAGCTGTCCGCCGTCGCCGTGCCGGTCCCACCCCTCCCCGAGCAAAAGCGCATCGTGGCGAAGGTGGACGAGCTGATGAAGCTTTGCGACGAATTGGAGGCTCGGCAGGCGAAGGAGCGGGAGACGGGGGCGCGGCTGACGAAAGCAGCGCTCGATGCGCTCGCGAATGCCGAGGGGCCGGAGGAATTGGCCGAGAGCTTTCGGCGGGTGGTGGGGAATTTCGACGGGCTCGTGTCGCGCATGGAGGATGTGAAGAAGGTGCGGGAGGTGGTGCTCTCGCTGGCCGTTCGGGGGAAGCTGGTGCGGCAGGATCCGAGGGATGAAAACGCGCGAGTCCGCATCGATCGGGCGATTGAAAAACGAACGGACGTAAGAGGAACGAGAGGTGCACGCAAAAAGAGTACAGGCGATTCGACGGGACTACGAGAGCGTGAAGACCTGCCTTTGTCGTGGTGCGTCGAGCAATTGGCTAATCTTGTTGACCCGCGAAATACGATTTCCTACGGCGTTCTTGTACCCGGGAATGATGTTGCAGATGGAGTGCCATTCGTCCGTGCCCAAGACTTATATACTTCCAATCATCCGCCGCGGCCGAGCAAAACCATTTCACCTGATATCGAGAAGTCATATGCCAGAACGCGGCTTGCTGGCGGGGAGATTCTTCTGTGCGTTGTGGGCAGCATCGGCAAACTTGGAATCGTTCCTGCGAGTTGGGCAGGCGCAAACATAGCCAGAGCCGTTGCCCGCATAAAACCCATTCCGGAGCTTGAGCGTGACTACCTACTCCTCGTATTGCGCGAGGAATCGGTGCAAACCTATTTTAAATCAACTACGCGTACACTTGCGCAACCGACGCTGAACGTCGGATTAATCGAGCAGACTCCGATCCCCCTCCCACCCCTCCCCGAGCAAAAGCGTATCGTGGAGAAGGTCGATCAGCTCATGGCTTTGTGTGACGAGCTCGAGACCAAACTGCGGCAAGCGGAGGAGACGTCGCGCAAAGTGGCGGATGCGCTGGTTTCGGAGCTGATGGCGTAA